The Mycolicibacterium lutetiense genome window below encodes:
- a CDS encoding HhH-GPD-type base excision DNA repair protein codes for MGKLQLVQDPEADALLESNPFALLVGMLLDQQIPMEVAFGGPKKIAERLGAVDAHQIADYNPDEFIALVSQPPAIHRFPGSMGKRVQDLARVIVDEYDGDVTALWTGGDPDGKEVLRRLKRLPGFGDQKARIFLALLGKQYGVTPAGWREAAGDYGTAGSFMSVADVVDPGSLQKVRTHKKQMKAAAKEAKAV; via the coding sequence GTCCAACCCGTTCGCGCTCTTGGTCGGGATGCTGTTGGATCAGCAGATTCCGATGGAGGTCGCCTTCGGCGGGCCCAAGAAGATCGCCGAGCGTCTCGGTGCCGTCGACGCCCACCAGATCGCCGACTACAACCCGGACGAATTCATCGCCCTGGTGTCGCAACCCCCTGCGATCCACCGCTTTCCGGGGTCGATGGGCAAGCGGGTACAGGATCTGGCGCGGGTCATCGTCGACGAGTACGACGGCGACGTGACGGCCCTGTGGACCGGTGGCGACCCCGACGGCAAAGAGGTGTTGCGCCGGCTCAAGCGACTGCCCGGGTTCGGTGACCAGAAGGCCCGGATCTTCCTGGCGCTGTTGGGTAAGCAGTATGGGGTGACGCCGGCGGGCTGGCGGGAGGCCGCCGGGGATTACGGCACTGCGGGCAGCTTCATGTCGGTGGCTGATGTGGTCGACCCCGGGTCGTTGCAGAAGGTGCGCACGCACAAGAAGCAGATGAAGGCCGCCGCGAAGGAAGCCAAGGCCGTCTAG
- a CDS encoding DUF1059 domain-containing protein → MAKTHLNCPCGEAISGTDEDDLVEKAQTHLAQQHPGREYDREMILFMAY, encoded by the coding sequence ATGGCGAAGACACATCTGAACTGCCCGTGCGGAGAAGCGATCAGCGGGACCGATGAGGACGACCTGGTGGAGAAGGCTCAGACGCATCTGGCTCAGCAGCACCCCGGGCGTGAGTACGACCGCGAAATGATCCTCTTCATGGCTTACTGA